From a region of the Cyanobacterium sp. T60_A2020_053 genome:
- the rsfS gene encoding ribosome silencing factor, which yields MTKPELDKIQTNINQNHDSRSFDSKELALIIADAAEDRKGAEITFLNVSELSYLADYFVVITGFSQPQLRAISLAIEGQVSDKLGIEPIRVEGKNEGNWILHDYGDVIAHIFLPEAREYYGLEAFWGRAEKMTFLEGKIVN from the coding sequence ATGACTAAACCCGAATTAGATAAAATCCAAACTAATATTAATCAAAACCATGACTCTCGTTCTTTTGACAGTAAAGAATTAGCTTTAATTATTGCCGATGCCGCCGAAGATCGCAAAGGCGCTGAGATTACTTTTCTTAATGTGTCTGAGTTATCTTATTTAGCTGATTATTTTGTGGTAATTACGGGGTTTTCTCAACCACAATTAAGGGCAATTTCTTTAGCTATTGAAGGTCAAGTTAGCGATAAATTAGGCATTGAGCCAATTCGGGTTGAGGGTAAAAATGAGGGTAATTGGATATTACATGATTACGGTGACGTTATTGCTCATATTTTCTTACCTGAAGCAAGAGAATATTATGGTTTAGAGGCTTTTTGGGGTAGGGCAGAAAAAATGACTTTTTTAGAAGGTAAAATAGTTAATTGA
- a CDS encoding ribonucleotide-diphosphate reductase subunit beta has translation MPLTPIFNPEGDDRIENRTVWFGNTTNLMQLNDVRYSWAIGLYQQMRENFWIPQKLDITQDVTDYWNLTPEERRAFEGILSYLTFLDSVQTCNIPHLKSSITAPEISLCMAEQISQEGMHNHAYQYMIETIIPRDKRDQVYEFWRTDKVLAQRCEFIAGYYQKYIDNPTPENYFIALLSDYLLEGLYFYNGFIFFYNLAARMLMPGSADIFKMINRDELSHVRLYQRLIPEAMNTFNYSLDQIYEMFDTAVKHECRWTNHIVGNNILGITESSTERYTKYLANIRLRAIGLDALYPDPQYSKSPYTHLEKFSDTKKEGSTKANFFEASVTSYMMSSGVTGWEEI, from the coding sequence ATGCCCTTAACCCCGATTTTCAATCCGGAAGGGGATGATCGCATCGAAAATCGCACCGTGTGGTTTGGCAATACCACCAATCTCATGCAACTCAACGACGTGCGCTACTCTTGGGCTATTGGACTATATCAACAAATGCGCGAAAATTTTTGGATTCCGCAAAAATTAGACATCACCCAAGATGTGACTGATTATTGGAATTTAACCCCCGAAGAAAGACGCGCTTTTGAAGGGATTTTGTCTTATTTGACCTTCCTTGATTCGGTGCAAACTTGTAATATTCCTCACCTAAAAAGCTCCATTACAGCACCCGAAATTAGTTTGTGCATGGCAGAGCAAATTTCCCAAGAAGGGATGCACAATCACGCCTATCAATACATGATTGAAACTATTATTCCTAGAGATAAAAGAGATCAAGTTTATGAATTTTGGCGCACGGATAAAGTATTAGCTCAAAGGTGTGAATTTATTGCTGGATATTATCAAAAATATATCGATAATCCTACTCCAGAAAATTATTTTATCGCTCTTTTAAGTGATTATTTATTAGAAGGTTTATACTTCTACAATGGCTTTATTTTCTTTTACAATTTAGCAGCTAGAATGTTAATGCCGGGTAGCGCTGATATTTTTAAAATGATTAACCGTGATGAATTAAGTCACGTGCGCTTGTATCAAAGGTTAATCCCTGAAGCCATGAATACTTTTAACTATTCATTAGATCAAATTTACGAAATGTTTGACACGGCAGTAAAACATGAATGCCGTTGGACAAATCACATTGTCGGTAATAATATTCTTGGTATTACTGAATCTAGCACGGAGCGTTATACTAAGTATTTAGCTAATATCCGTTTGAGAGCTATTGGTTTAGATGCTCTTTATCCTGATCCTCAATATAGCAAAAGTCCTTACACTCATTTAGAGAAATTTTCTGATACCAAGAAAGAAGGAAGTACAAAGGCTAATTTTTTTGAGGCTAGTGTCACCAGCTATATGATGTCTTCGGGCGTTACCGGTTGGGAAGAAATTTAA
- the aroC gene encoding chorismate synthase: MSSIFGELFRISTFGESHGGGVGVIIDGCPPQIEISALHIQRELDRRKPGQSKITTPRQESDICEIISGVFEGKTLGTPIAILVRNKDARSQDYDEMAVKYRPSHADATYDAKYGIRNWQGGGRSSARETIGRVAAGAIAKKILQQVAGVEIVAYVKKIKDIEAVVNTDTVTLEEVESNIVRCPDTKTAEKMIELIDNIRREKDSLGGIVECVVRNVPKGLGEPVFDKLEADLAKAIMSLPATKGFEIGSGFAGTVLTGSEHNDEFYLDELGNPRTKTNRSGGIQGGISNGENIVVRGAFKPTATIGKEQKTVSKEGEETILAAKGRHDPCVLPRAVPMVEAMVALVLCDHLLRHHAQCKLI; the protein is encoded by the coding sequence ATGAGTAGTATATTTGGGGAATTATTTAGAATATCAACTTTTGGGGAATCCCATGGGGGTGGGGTAGGAGTTATCATCGATGGTTGCCCCCCACAAATTGAGATCAGCGCCCTCCACATCCAGCGAGAATTGGATCGCCGTAAACCGGGACAGAGCAAAATTACTACCCCTCGTCAGGAGTCAGATATATGTGAAATTATCTCTGGGGTATTTGAAGGGAAAACCCTCGGCACTCCCATCGCTATCTTAGTGCGTAATAAAGACGCTAGATCCCAGGATTATGATGAAATGGCGGTGAAATATCGTCCTTCCCATGCTGATGCCACCTATGACGCTAAATATGGTATCCGTAACTGGCAAGGGGGAGGGCGCTCCTCCGCCCGAGAAACCATCGGTAGAGTGGCGGCGGGCGCTATTGCTAAGAAAATATTACAACAAGTGGCAGGGGTAGAAATTGTCGCCTATGTCAAAAAAATTAAAGACATTGAAGCAGTGGTTAACACCGATACCGTCACCCTTGAAGAAGTAGAAAGTAATATCGTGCGCTGTCCTGACACTAAAACCGCCGAAAAAATGATCGAATTAATCGATAATATTCGTCGTGAAAAAGACTCCTTGGGAGGCATAGTGGAATGTGTAGTGCGTAACGTGCCGAAAGGACTTGGTGAGCCTGTTTTCGATAAATTAGAAGCAGATTTGGCTAAAGCGATTATGTCTTTACCTGCGACCAAAGGCTTTGAAATTGGTTCTGGTTTTGCTGGTACTGTTTTAACCGGTAGTGAGCATAATGACGAATTTTATCTTGATGAATTAGGTAATCCACGCACGAAAACTAATCGCTCCGGAGGCATTCAAGGAGGCATCTCCAACGGTGAAAATATTGTGGTGAGGGGCGCTTTTAAACCCACTGCTACCATCGGCAAAGAGCAAAAAACCGTCAGTAAGGAAGGAGAAGAAACCATCTTGGCAGCAAAAGGGCGCCATGATCCATGTGTGTTGCCGCGCGCCGTGCCAATGGTAGAGGCGATGGTGGCGTTGGTATTATGCGATCATCTTCTCCGTCATCATGCCCAATGTAAGTTAATTTAA
- a CDS encoding DUF3536 domain-containing protein encodes MTTATNTSALHPRETKKINPLEKATGVYVTVHGHFYQPPRENPYLNAIERQPSAHPFHNWNERIFHECYRNNTLARIYNDQAQVVGIVNNFEYMSFNIGATLMSWLEKYDQQIYQRIIEADKISCQRLNGHGNAIAQVYNHIILPLANEKDKYTQIRWGKEDFYHRFGRYPEGMWLAETAVDYDTLEALIAEDLKFIILAPTQARKCRPINPDGTKEDWLEVAGGQIDPTRPYRCYVKGMGHIDIFFYDGPISGDMGFGDVLSSSHNFYSRLQLAVRGDKRQSQLVSVATDGETFGHHKHDTERCLAYAFTKEFPQQGWTVTNYAHYLSLVEPTWEVELKPVTAWSCSHGVDRWQDDCGCGGGGSYHQKWRRPLRDSLNWLRDQLIKIYEDIAVSYFADPWLTRDEYIKIILDRDVANVEEFLINHAPQTLSPSDQIDALRLLEMQRHSLLMFTSCGWFFEEISRPEGTQILRYASRAMELAGEVSGIQLEKEFIKRLKEAPSNVEQYGNGAEIYLQSVIPAQITLEQVAAHYAISSLYTNYQEEEKIYCYQAYQLDYQKQQLGALTLAVGQVKLTSEITWESAHYIFGVIHLGGWDFHCCIQPFSSRLGYSQIKSQLLGALKNISLVEVILLMSELFGNKSFDLQQIFEEEKLIIREKLMETTKKHLDQLYTQVYRDNYSILLAYYRDNLPVPQELHVAAQVAISYRCSQVIQELKLKRPHAYHIEGYLMELEAIATEADHLKCKLEIPEGKETLEKLLKDFLGQILHGTSFDTLTQDIEMIKSLINVGKLLGLDLCLNEVQERFYFYLQNHENLSTILTHREGRWIYKLGQYLSVYCGD; translated from the coding sequence ATGACAACCGCAACTAATACCAGCGCCCTTCACCCCAGAGAAACAAAGAAAATAAATCCCTTAGAAAAGGCTACGGGAGTATATGTTACAGTGCATGGTCACTTTTACCAACCACCGAGGGAAAATCCTTACCTTAACGCCATAGAAAGACAACCCAGCGCCCATCCCTTTCATAATTGGAATGAAAGAATATTTCATGAATGCTACCGTAACAATACCTTAGCGAGAATTTACAACGATCAGGCGCAAGTTGTCGGTATTGTCAATAACTTTGAATATATGAGTTTTAATATTGGCGCTACCCTGATGTCATGGTTAGAAAAATATGACCAACAAATCTATCAAAGGATTATCGAAGCCGATAAAATTAGTTGTCAACGGCTCAACGGTCATGGCAACGCCATCGCCCAAGTATATAATCATATTATTTTACCCCTCGCCAACGAAAAAGATAAATATACCCAAATTCGTTGGGGCAAAGAAGACTTTTATCACCGTTTCGGGCGCTATCCAGAAGGAATGTGGTTAGCAGAAACTGCCGTAGATTATGACACCCTCGAAGCACTCATCGCCGAAGATCTTAAATTTATTATTCTAGCGCCCACCCAAGCGCGTAAATGTCGCCCTATCAACCCCGATGGCACGAAAGAAGACTGGTTAGAAGTAGCCGGAGGACAAATTGATCCGACACGCCCTTATCGCTGTTATGTGAAAGGTATGGGGCATATTGACATTTTCTTCTATGACGGACCAATTTCTGGAGATATGGGTTTTGGGGATGTACTTTCTAGTAGTCACAATTTTTACTCTCGATTACAATTAGCTGTTAGAGGGGATAAGAGACAATCTCAGTTGGTTTCGGTGGCTACTGATGGAGAAACCTTTGGGCATCATAAACATGATACAGAAAGATGTTTAGCTTATGCTTTTACTAAAGAATTTCCGCAACAAGGTTGGACTGTTACTAACTATGCCCACTATTTAAGTTTAGTTGAACCAACTTGGGAGGTAGAATTAAAACCCGTTACGGCTTGGAGTTGTAGCCATGGTGTTGATAGATGGCAAGATGATTGTGGTTGCGGTGGTGGTGGTAGTTATCACCAAAAATGGCGCCGTCCTCTGCGTGATAGTTTAAACTGGTTACGGGATCAACTAATTAAGATTTATGAAGACATTGCTGTTAGTTATTTTGCTGATCCTTGGCTCACTAGGGATGAATATATTAAAATTATTTTAGATCGAGATGTGGCTAATGTGGAAGAATTTTTAATCAACCACGCACCTCAAACTCTTTCTCCTTCAGATCAAATTGATGCTTTACGATTACTGGAGATGCAGAGACATTCTTTGTTAATGTTTACTAGCTGTGGTTGGTTTTTTGAAGAAATTTCTCGCCCCGAAGGCACACAAATTTTACGTTATGCGTCGCGCGCTATGGAATTAGCGGGGGAAGTATCAGGGATTCAATTAGAGAAGGAATTTATTAAACGTCTCAAGGAAGCACCTAGTAATGTGGAGCAGTATGGTAATGGCGCAGAAATTTATTTACAATCGGTGATTCCCGCTCAAATTACTCTTGAGCAAGTGGCGGCACATTATGCCATTAGTTCTTTATATACTAATTATCAAGAAGAAGAAAAGATTTATTGTTACCAAGCCTATCAATTAGACTATCAAAAACAACAGTTAGGAGCGCTTACTTTAGCAGTAGGGCAGGTTAAACTTACTTCGGAGATTACTTGGGAAAGTGCCCATTATATTTTTGGGGTAATTCATTTGGGTGGTTGGGATTTCCATTGTTGTATTCAACCTTTCTCTAGTCGTTTGGGCTATAGCCAAATTAAGTCGCAGTTGTTAGGGGCGCTGAAAAATATTAGCTTGGTGGAAGTTATCTTATTAATGAGTGAGTTGTTTGGCAATAAATCTTTTGATTTACAACAAATTTTTGAGGAAGAAAAACTGATTATTCGAGAGAAGTTGATGGAAACTACGAAAAAACATCTGGATCAGCTTTATACTCAGGTATATCGAGATAATTATAGTATTCTTTTGGCGTACTACCGTGATAATTTACCTGTCCCTCAAGAGTTGCACGTGGCGGCACAGGTGGCTATTTCCTATCGTTGTAGTCAAGTAATCCAAGAGTTGAAGTTAAAGCGCCCTCATGCCTATCACATTGAGGGTTATTTGATGGAATTGGAAGCTATTGCCACGGAAGCGGATCATCTCAAGTGTAAACTAGAAATACCGGAAGGAAAGGAAACTTTAGAAAAGTTACTCAAAGACTTTTTAGGACAAATTTTGCACGGCACTTCTTTTGATACTTTGACTCAGGATATTGAAATGATTAAGAGTCTTATTAATGTAGGTAAGCTATTAGGTCTTGATCTTTGTTTAAATGAAGTACAAGAAAGATTTTATTTTTATTTGCAAAATCATGAGAATCTTTCGACTATCTTGACGCACAGGGAAGGGCGCTGGATTTATAAATTAGGTCAATATCTTTCTGTTTATTGTGGGGATTAA
- a CDS encoding ATP phosphoribosyltransferase regulatory subunit: MIHQAPAGARDLLPLEVAQKSWINDRLQRVFQTWGYKRIVTSTIQWVDTLMAGGAINSSTVIPLQNIGEGQLALRPELTASIARAVVTRMENEAVQRLCYRANVFRNEAEGHHGKQLEFYQAGVELLFADGLLADAEILLLVANCLDSLGLDNWCLLLGDAGLTRSLLKVFPAPLQPQILHCIANLDRVTLQNLDLSPDLQQKALQLFDLRGAGEDVLSKVEQLWGDETEVVTHLRHLLNLVNSSYGQSLPIIFDLSLVQTFDYYTGIVFDVVSYRNGQPVILGQGGRYDQLLGLYHPQGQNYAGIGFSLNIEDLHGCLLSTSHLPTTTPPSDWLVIPRTSSAAQQAFIYAQKLRCSENVVRVEVLLTGADNIKEYAQAEGIRNLAWIHESGAVEVDILTTLTQP; the protein is encoded by the coding sequence ATGATTCATCAAGCTCCAGCTGGTGCTAGAGATTTATTACCCTTGGAAGTGGCTCAAAAAAGTTGGATTAATGATCGTCTGCAAAGAGTTTTCCAAACTTGGGGTTACAAGCGCATTGTTACTTCTACTATCCAATGGGTTGATACTTTAATGGCAGGAGGGGCGATCAACTCTAGCACCGTAATACCTTTACAAAATATAGGGGAAGGGCAATTAGCTTTGCGCCCGGAGTTGACAGCTTCCATTGCTAGGGCAGTGGTGACAAGGATGGAAAATGAAGCGGTGCAAAGGCTTTGTTATCGTGCCAATGTATTTCGCAATGAGGCGGAAGGTCATCACGGGAAGCAGTTAGAATTTTATCAGGCTGGAGTAGAGTTACTCTTTGCTGACGGTTTATTGGCGGATGCGGAAATTTTGCTCTTGGTGGCAAATTGTTTAGATAGTTTAGGGCTAGATAATTGGTGTTTATTGTTAGGGGATGCTGGGTTAACTCGTTCGTTATTGAAGGTTTTTCCAGCGCCCTTACAACCGCAAATACTTCACTGTATCGCTAATTTAGATCGAGTTACTTTACAAAATCTCGATTTAAGCCCTGATTTACAGCAAAAAGCCTTACAATTATTCGATTTGAGGGGCGCTGGGGAAGATGTTTTAAGCAAAGTTGAACAGTTATGGGGTGATGAGACGGAAGTGGTGACACATTTGCGCCATTTATTGAATTTGGTTAATAGTAGTTATGGTCAATCTTTACCCATTATTTTTGATCTCAGTTTAGTACAAACTTTTGATTACTACACAGGAATTGTTTTTGATGTGGTTAGTTATAGAAATGGTCAGCCCGTTATTTTGGGGCAGGGAGGGCGCTATGATCAATTGTTGGGACTCTATCATCCCCAAGGACAAAATTACGCAGGGATTGGTTTTTCCCTCAATATTGAAGATTTACACGGCTGTTTATTATCCACTTCCCACCTACCGACTACCACTCCTCCTAGTGATTGGTTAGTGATTCCTCGCACTTCTAGCGCTGCCCAACAAGCCTTCATTTATGCCCAAAAATTACGATGTAGTGAAAATGTCGTCAGGGTAGAAGTATTGTTGACGGGCGCTGATAATATCAAAGAATATGCCCAAGCCGAAGGAATTCGCAATTTGGCTTGGATTCATGAATCGGGCGCTGTTGAAGTGGACATTCTAACTACATTGACACAGCCCTAA